The window AAGTGATGTGTCAGCGCCCAAGTTGCGTAAGGGGCTTTCGGCAGAACAACTGACCGGACAACCCGACAACGTCAGAGAAGTGCTGGACATGGTATTCAACGGCATGGCAACACTGGATCTGCTGGGAGAAATCCTGCCCCGCGAAACTTCAAAACTGGGACGCATTCTCAAACTGGAATATCTTTTTCTGGAAGGCAATGAGTCCAAATTCATGGTGATTCTGTCGGATGTCTCGCTTGAACGGGAACTCGCCGCACAAGTGGAAGAAGAAGAAAAGCGCAATGCCATGATTATCAAGGTGGCACTGGATCGTGACGGGTTTGTCCAGTTTCTCAGAGAATTGGAAAAACTCTTCATGGAAATCTATAGCTTGCTGGGTCGCGATGCGCCAACGGTATCCATCAACGACTTGTTTCGTTATTACCATACGATCAAAGGTGGGACAGCCAGTTATGGCCTGAAGGATTTTTCCCATGCGATTCATGAAATTGAATCAGGAATGGAGGCTTACCGCAACGGCGAGAGGCCCCTGAGCGAATCTTCCATTATGGAGTTGATGGAACAGACAATGGCCAGCCAGAAAGTCTTTTTGCAAACCATGTCTGATTTGAGTGGGATCGTTTCCCAGAAAGACTTTGTGGACACAGAGCGTGTTTATAAAATACGTGAATCCAAACTGCAACAGGCAGAAGAAAAACTGTTGGGTATGTTCAAGGACACTGACAGAACGGAACCACGCAAAATTTTTGAACAACTGCGCTTACAGCCGATCACCCCGGTGCTACAGAAATATGCCATCACCACTGAGGGTTTGAGTCAACGCCTGAATAAACCGGTTCAGGTACAAATTCTGGGACAGGAGGTGGAAGTGTCTTTTGACCGTTTATCCGGTTTGTTTGAGGCCCTGACCCATTTGATCCGTAACAGTGTCGATCATGGGATTGAGGAACAATCACTGCGTATCATGCTTGAAAAACCACCGGTTGGAACAATCCGACTGGAAGCCTTGAGGGAACATGACACACTGCATCTGAAGATCTCGGATGACGGCAATGGTATTGATCCAGACCTGATCAAGGCCTCCGCCATCAAAAAAGGACTCATCTCCGAACAGGAATCCCTGAAAATGTCCGGGGACGAGCTGATTCAATTGATGTTTACCCCGGGGTTTTCAACCAAAGAGGAAGTCTCTGAAATATCCGGAAGAGGCGTGGGAATGTATTCCGTGAAAGAAGCCGTCTCGACTCTTGGCGGAGAGATCCGCATTGAAACAGAAATTGGCCGAGGGACGACATTTGATATTGTGATTCCACAGTCTTTTTAAGCGAAAAGCGGAAAAGAATATCCCGGCAGGTAGAGACGGGTTTCAAACCCGTCTCTACGGCATGACACAAACAAAGGCAGGAAACAGGTAGACGGGTTTGAAACCCGTCTCTACGGTATGCCTGGTTCTGGAGTTTTCAGGAGACCTCTCACAGGCGAAGCCAATACCACCGTTCGTCGCCTTCCCCGGAACGTAATCCGAGGCTAACATTCTCGTTATAGTACCTTGTACGGTTTTCCTGATCTCTGGCAAAACGATGACTATTGCCGGGCGCGACTTGGACACAAGGTGCTTCACAACCATGAACATGAGGAACAACAGATGCTTGATCCCAGTCTACTTTCAAAAATTTCGCCCAAAATGAGAGATAAAATTGTGAGGATGTTTATTGACAAAACACCGCCGATGATTGAAGACATCAAACGCCACTTTCAAGCCGGCGAAATTTTACTCATGAATGAAGCCTCCCACAAACTCAAAGGCAGCGGCCTGGCCATTGGCGCAGGCCCCTTCGCGGCGATTTGTGAGACGTTGCAGCATAAGGCTGAAAACGAGAGCGCTGAAATTCCCTCTCTGCTTGCGGATCTGGAACAGAGCTACCAGCAATTGAGCCAGGAACTACTCAAAATTATTGGATAACAACCCGGGACTGTTCACTTCTCTGGTAGGACGGGACTACGTGCCAATGTCGTCAACTTAAGAAATTCTTCGCTGAATAATCCCCCTTTACAAAGGGGGCATGGGGGATTTAACACTCAGAATTACATCCCCCTATCCCCCTTAAACCAAGGGGGAATTAATACTCAGCATCATTCAGAATGCTTAAGTTGATGACATTGGACTACGTGCCCGTCAACAATACGATTTTTGGCGTTTGCGGGGCATGTAATCCCCGCCTACCATCCGGTAGACGCTCAAAATAAGAGAAATGAACAGCCCCGGATAACAACCGGAGTGATCAATGAACAAAAAAATACTGATTGTGGATGACGAAATCGCGGTGTGCAAATATCTGTCAGAGTTGCTGACCGCCTTTGATTATCGCAGTGGTTATATCATCAATCCCAAACTGCTGTTCCCGCGGCTGGATCATGAACCAGCCCATTTGATTATTCTGGATGTCAACATGCCCGGTATCAATGGCATGGAGATTCTTCAACAACTCAAACAACACCCGAAATACCACACAATACCTGTGATTATGCTGACCGGTGAGCATGATGAAAAACTGGTGGAACAATGTCTCAATCTGGGTGCGGCGGATTTTGTCAACAAACCTGTCAGTATCCCGATAATCAGGTCAAGGATCCAAACGGTTCTCGCGGCCAGACAGAATACGCAGGAACTGGAACGCTTGGTTGATTTGAAAACAGTGGAATTGAAACAGGCCAATGTCTCTCTGGCAGATTCCAACACGCAATTGGAACAGTCCAAACTACAACTGGAAATTTCCTATTCTGAACTGGAACGCATCAGCCAGACTTTTCGGTTGTTTGTGCCCAATCAGTTCATCAATCGCATTTTAAGCCAGCAGAACCTCCAATCCGGTTTTTTTGAGGAGGAAAAAATGACGGTTCTGTTTGCGGATATCCGGTCCTACACCCAGCATGTGGAACATATGAGCCCGGAGGAAAACTTTGCGTTTCTCAATGAGTTTTTTGGTCTGGTGGAACCGTCTATTTCCAGACATGGCGGGTTTGTGGACAAATATATCGGTGACGCGATCATGGCGTTGTTCGATCAGGAAACATCAGCCACCGATGCGGTGATGGCGGCCATTGAGATGCAGAAATCCATTTTGTCCCTGAATCAGCACCGCAAACAACAAAATCTGCCGGAAATCAATTTCGGTATTGGCATCAATACCGGACGCGTCATGCTGGGTGCTCTGGGATCGGCGAGTCGATTGAATTCCACGGCCATTGGCGACCATGTCAATCTGGCATCGCGTATTGAAGGACTGACCAAGAAATTCAACGCGAAAATTCTGATTTCCCAGTCAACCTATGAGGAATTGCCTCCGAGACAATTCCTGATTCGAGAAATCGACAAGGTCCGGGTGCGTGGACGTTCGGCTTCCGATGCTATTTATGAAGTGATTGATGGTGATGATTCACACCTGATCCCCCTGAAACTGGAAACCAG is drawn from SAR324 cluster bacterium and contains these coding sequences:
- a CDS encoding Hpt domain-containing protein produces the protein MLDPSLLSKISPKMRDKIVRMFIDKTPPMIEDIKRHFQAGEILLMNEASHKLKGSGLAIGAGPFAAICETLQHKAENESAEIPSLLADLEQSYQQLSQELLKIIG
- a CDS encoding response regulator codes for the protein MNKKILIVDDEIAVCKYLSELLTAFDYRSGYIINPKLLFPRLDHEPAHLIILDVNMPGINGMEILQQLKQHPKYHTIPVIMLTGEHDEKLVEQCLNLGAADFVNKPVSIPIIRSRIQTVLAARQNTQELERLVDLKTVELKQANVSLADSNTQLEQSKLQLEISYSELERISQTFRLFVPNQFINRILSQQNLQSGFFEEEKMTVLFADIRSYTQHVEHMSPEENFAFLNEFFGLVEPSISRHGGFVDKYIGDAIMALFDQETSATDAVMAAIEMQKSILSLNQHRKQQNLPEINFGIGINTGRVMLGALGSASRLNSTAIGDHVNLASRIEGLTKKFNAKILISQSTYEELPPRQFLIREIDKVRVRGRSASDAIYEVIDGDDSHLIPLKLETRTNMEEGIRLYRKCQFSRAMLCFEQCIQQFPQDVIVLEYLKRCRYFEKYPPVLEQNREWDGIVPDSSKLIDQTVRRRAKRYEIDTHCLIYPYGAETPGRGTVRDISICGIRLELNTPFYNNDILLLEIHFGPHQSHSHTEIRIGENESRYKVLGRLVWIIPLQSEPESWLAGLEFWTVSRQEEEAFEQAILEFKNKEFFKEKQYRIDRQILIFSFDSSMNNRFDDFKRELNRLIQSRNIQKIICSLRAVNHLNSADIGVLVTLYKHLNKTGIRLILCELNHFCLEVVTQSGLASIFTINTDERQALASFSEQNQQDAP
- a CDS encoding response regulator; this translates as MPKILIVDDELLICQNLRILLTDWGYDSGYVNHPRLLIPRLQQESIDLVLLDLHMPEVNGLTLLRQLKQHPEFQTIPVIILTGDPNEQLVEECLNAGAMDFINKPGNPLVIRARLQSALQQHQGIKQLKMTLAKRERDFNTVSNVNWMLADMRIETEILRTILSSLHTHLNLETGAVYLFQDSGELTLQLSYPEADDTSVMLWDDVVEEETTENDAVQNNIDWPALINAETGIANDITRDKRIVFLPDTSGIPTNLELAHLPPKTLLCVPLLDRLELKGLVYFLGTPEETSYQPEDEAFVMTISKMVVSAMKNLEMMNQIREYTQTLEQKVQERTASIQELLDNTGQGFLSFGRDYKIRPEFSHACLEFFHGSIGDLDVLQLLFSPSDVSAPKLRKGLSAEQLTGQPDNVREVLDMVFNGMATLDLLGEILPRETSKLGRILKLEYLFLEGNESKFMVILSDVSLERELAAQVEEEEKRNAMIIKVALDRDGFVQFLRELEKLFMEIYSLLGRDAPTVSINDLFRYYHTIKGGTASYGLKDFSHAIHEIESGMEAYRNGERPLSESSIMELMEQTMASQKVFLQTMSDLSGIVSQKDFVDTERVYKIRESKLQQAEEKLLGMFKDTDRTEPRKIFEQLRLQPITPVLQKYAITTEGLSQRLNKPVQVQILGQEVEVSFDRLSGLFEALTHLIRNSVDHGIEEQSLRIMLEKPPVGTIRLEALREHDTLHLKISDDGNGIDPDLIKASAIKKGLISEQESLKMSGDELIQLMFTPGFSTKEEVSEISGRGVGMYSVKEAVSTLGGEIRIETEIGRGTTFDIVIPQSF